A stretch of DNA from Indicator indicator isolate 239-I01 unplaced genomic scaffold, UM_Iind_1.1 iindUn_scaffold_154, whole genome shotgun sequence:
AAGGAAGCTGCATCCCTGTCccacagggagctgggcaggtaGCCCACAGCAGGTGACTGTggcctggccagggcagtggtggggcagGAAGAGGAGGGCAGGTCAGGCCATATTGGTCAGTGCTGGGTTTGGGTCCCTCCTTTCTCCACCTTTTTATCAGTGGCATTGCTCTCCCTGCTGGCTGTCAtctctctgtgctgttctgttgaGCTCTCCTTATCTCAGCCCTAGGGcctttgcctttttctctcaATTTCCTTTCCCACACCCCCTGGGGAGAGctgagtgagcagctgcagggcactTGGCTTCAGCTGGGCCTGAACCACAACCCCACAGGTAATAAAAACTACCTTTGTAGGAGGATGCTGACTTCTGTCTGGGATTTCATCAACTCTGCAAACTATAAACCATAACTAACATATAGAGCACAATTTATAGAGCACAACTCAACTTCTAGGAAGAAAGAGGAGTTCTGGAGTGgtcacaggaggagaaaggaaccAGCTCCATGCACAGGCTGAGGGCTCAGCCCAGGCAGGCACACATCAGCTCTCAGGacatctcctctgcctgctggtggaagaggggaagctgcagcacacagaaggTCCTTTCCCCATCAGCTCTGGCACATCCCAGCTTGGGGCTTGCTGCAGAGGTATGGCTGTtgctgggggcagctggcaCTCACCATGCCATAACCATTCCAATACACACACTCTGCTTGGCCACCCACCTCAAACCTGCCACAGGAAGCAAAGATACCTCTGACACCATCCCCTTCCTAGCTGTCCCCatcccctccagctccagcactcaCCTCTGGTTGAAGCTGCTGCCATCCATGcactcagctgctccctgcatctctgcagcccaAATCAAGATTCTTCAGCACCCTTGAGGCTCTGCAGAAACTCctggggaggaaagagagaagtcAACagtcaggagctgctgccagccccaggggcCCAAGGGCTCAGCCCAACCCAGGAACACCCCCCAGAACACCAGCTTTGTCACCCTGCATCCCAACACAGTTGCAGCAGCCTCTCACTCACCAGCCAGTCCTGGGATGGGGGCCTGGGCACTGGGAAGTGAGGAGGGAGGTGGGATGCAGTGGGCTGCGGTGACAGAAACTCCACCTTGATTCAAGGCAGGACCCcctgggctggggacagggtcTCTGGGAGCCTGTGACAACGACCCCAGGCATGGAAAAGCATAGAGTAGCTGGGGCAGTAGTGTGGGACAGGGCAAGAGATTGGGGTGTGGGGGAACTCTCCTGTCCCGCAGATCCACATCCCAGTCCCACAGATCCCCGTCCCAGTCCCACAGAGCCCAGTCCCAGTCCCACAGAGCCCAGTCCCACCCCACACTCACTCCCACTCTGGTTGTAGCGTCCCTGCTCTCTCCCCAGGCTCAGGAGGGCAATCTCTTGGTTGCTGTGCCCTAGCTGGGTTTGGCCATCCCAGTACTGCTGGTCCAGGTTGGCCTTCATCCACTGCACCAGggcctccatcctcctcctctcactGTCGTAGCGAGTGATGGGGCTCCCGTCCATGCACCCCACAGACACAAACTGGGGCAGCCCCCGGCTGGGCTCTGACACTGCCAGGTGGAAATAGCGCAGGGagtggagccctgcagggacacagagGGGTGCTGAGAGGTGGAggggggcagtggggctgggggaggggacaggggtgggcaaggaggctgggtcGGGGTCCTACGGGAGTAGATTGGGAGGGTGGGAGGCAGCTTCAGAGAGGAAGTGACGAGTGGGGGGATGTTGGGGCTGGGAAGTGGGGTGCTGGGTCCAGGAAGCAGAGGCTGGGCCCAGGAAAGGGAGTCTAGGGGGTGCTGCTGATCCTGTGGAgcaggaaagggggaggggagggtcaGGTACAGGGGTGTCGCAGTGTCAGGGGAAGGGTCCCGGTGACCAGGAAAGGCggagggggggcggggaggggaggaggtttGGAGGAGTCTCTGTGCCCGGCTGGGCCGTAGGGCTCCCGGATCCCCACTCACCACTCGTGACCCCACAGaggagccccagcagcagccccagcgcCAGTGTCATGGAACTGCTTCAGTCCCGCGGGCACTGAGCCactcccacagctgctgtcGACTTGTTCCAAGCCGACTCGGCGAGGAGCAAAAGGCCCTGGGGCGGCCCCGggggccaagaagaccaatgggatcctgggctaCATTCCGAGCCtgcccagcagatccagggaggttctcctccccccctgctctgccctgcctcccaCACCTGGAagattgcatccagctctgggctccccagttcagagggacagagatctgctgcagagagttcaagagagggctccaaggatgattgagggactggagctcTGCCCTATGGgtagaggctgagagccctggggctgtttagtctggagaagggaaggctgagaggggatttaataaatgtctataaacatctgagggctgggggtcaggagggaggggccaggctctgctcggttgtaccctgggataggacaaggggcagtggatagaaactccagcacaggaggttccacctcaacatgaggaggaacttctgcactgtgaggctcacagagcactggagcaggctacccagagaggttgtggagtttccttctctggagactttccagccccatctggatgtgttcctgtgtgacctgtgctggattctatggtcctgctctggcagggagttggactcagtgatctctggaggtcccttccaacccctgacatcctgcgACCTGTGATAAGGGAGATTTACCGATACAGATCCACAGATCccagtgggttggaagggaccctccaaggtcatcttgtccaactccctgcaggcagcagggaaaccctcaactagagcaggctgcacagggccacatcgagtctgatcttgaatgtctcaagggatgtggcctccaccatggccctgggcagcctgttcaagtgtttcaccactctcctaGTGAGGAacttctcctaatgtccaacctaactctgccctgctccagtttcaaaccattgctcttcATAATCATTCTGCACTGGAGATGAAGTGGATCCAACACTTTCCAGCACTCTGGGACGTTCCCAGCACCCTGGAGATCAAACAACGTGCAGTGGATCCAACATCTCTGAATCCTAGATCCCAGCTACCAGATCCCTGAATCCTAGATTCCAGGTACCAGACCCCTACAGAGGCAGAGACTGGGCTGAGCTTGAGCTGATCCTGTGTCAGGGCAAGGGGACCCCCCCAAAACCAGCCGCCCCAAAAGACGGaacaagcagctggaggacaAGGTGGTGGAGGAGAACTAAGTG
This window harbors:
- the LOC128980396 gene encoding class I histocompatibility antigen, F10 alpha chain-like; the protein is MTLALGLLLGLLCGVTSGLHSLRYFHLAVSEPSRGLPQFVSVGCMDGSPITRYDSERRRMEALVQWMKANLDQQYWDGQTQLGHSNQEIALLSLGREQGRYNQSGTRQEVSPVLVLGCPDDWVGYCQLCYYLTGEEGSWDWIQQQCCSLGASLAVLRREWEMEFLQSLKGAEES